One genomic segment of Culturomica massiliensis includes these proteins:
- a CDS encoding S9 family peptidase, which yields MNKKWMTILLVCFVVCGTQAQKANFRAAEKFRKVADEVGSLQVSPHFLEDSDKFWYSYRTGDGVQYYFVDPARRTKDFLFENMYLMGELTKMTNKPYNYRNLPVKDIEFKKDERTVKFKVEDFNYEYDIYTKKLVQKDSVKKEKENKWMSFSPDSTYIVFARRHNLYLMKTGDKDSVEIQLTTDGEPFFSYAYKERDTTNERGWARARWFKDSKKLYVVRSDNRKVKDLWVIDVLADRPKLEEYRYAMAGDKEVPQYELSVIDVQSRKQVKINTDKWKDQSLGVLHAGKESGQIFFERRRRTCDELEICKANTETGESKVLISEKAKPYFNDQMYEAAFLNEGKDIIWWSERTGWGHFYHYDADGNLKNRITAGNWVAGQMVKIDTVGRMLYFEGYGKEKGRNPYYAFVYKAPIDGGGVTLLTAEDANHKTVMPKSCRYMVDNYSRVDLEPRSVLRDNNGREIMELARPDLRRLYETGWKMPERFVVKARDGVTDLYGVMWKPYDFDSTKHYPIISYVYPGPQTEAMVLDFSVSGVYNAALAQVGFIVVNFGHRGGSPQRDKWYHTYGYDNLRDYALADDKYGIEQLADRFPFIDITKVGIFGHSGGGFMSTAALCTYPDFYTAAVSSAGNHDNNIYNKWWGETHHGVKEEKKTIKDTVNGDREEISFKTKVPTNQELARNFKGYLLLVTGDIDNNVHPGNTLRMADALIKAGKNFDIAVLPGQRHGFRGVQRDFYVRKMWFHFAKYLLGDSRADLYYQIDGFERRN from the coding sequence ATGAATAAAAAATGGATGACAATCCTGCTGGTTTGTTTTGTTGTTTGCGGGACACAGGCACAGAAGGCTAATTTCCGGGCAGCGGAAAAATTCAGAAAGGTGGCTGACGAGGTCGGGTCTTTACAGGTATCCCCTCATTTTTTGGAAGACAGCGATAAATTTTGGTATTCTTACCGGACGGGTGACGGTGTGCAATATTATTTTGTGGACCCTGCCCGGCGGACCAAAGATTTTCTTTTCGAGAATATGTATCTGATGGGAGAGTTGACTAAGATGACCAATAAACCATATAATTACAGAAATTTGCCGGTCAAGGATATCGAGTTTAAAAAGGATGAACGGACGGTTAAATTTAAGGTGGAAGATTTTAATTATGAGTATGATATTTACACGAAGAAGTTGGTGCAGAAAGACTCGGTGAAGAAGGAAAAGGAGAATAAGTGGATGTCTTTTTCTCCGGACAGTACCTATATTGTATTTGCCCGGAGACATAATCTTTATTTGATGAAGACGGGAGATAAAGATTCGGTTGAAATTCAGTTGACGACGGACGGAGAACCGTTTTTCTCTTATGCTTATAAAGAGCGGGATACGACGAATGAGCGGGGCTGGGCGCGTGCACGTTGGTTTAAGGATTCCAAAAAATTGTATGTTGTCCGTTCGGACAACCGGAAGGTAAAGGATTTATGGGTGATCGATGTATTGGCCGACAGACCGAAATTGGAGGAATACCGTTATGCTATGGCCGGCGATAAGGAGGTGCCGCAGTATGAGCTTAGCGTGATCGATGTGCAGAGTCGGAAGCAGGTGAAAATCAATACCGATAAATGGAAAGATCAATCCTTGGGTGTTTTACATGCCGGAAAAGAATCCGGGCAGATTTTCTTTGAGCGCCGTCGTCGTACCTGTGATGAGTTGGAGATTTGTAAAGCCAATACGGAAACGGGAGAATCGAAAGTGTTGATTAGTGAAAAGGCAAAGCCCTATTTTAACGATCAGATGTATGAGGCGGCTTTTTTAAATGAAGGGAAGGATATTATCTGGTGGTCTGAACGTACCGGTTGGGGACATTTTTATCACTATGATGCAGACGGTAATTTGAAAAACCGGATTACGGCGGGCAATTGGGTCGCCGGTCAGATGGTAAAAATTGATACGGTAGGACGTATGCTTTATTTTGAAGGATACGGTAAGGAAAAAGGACGCAATCCTTATTATGCTTTTGTTTACAAAGCCCCCATCGACGGAGGCGGTGTAACGTTATTGACTGCGGAAGATGCAAATCACAAGACCGTAATGCCGAAATCCTGCCGTTATATGGTGGATAATTATTCCCGGGTGGATTTGGAGCCGCGCTCTGTTTTACGGGATAATAACGGCCGGGAGATTATGGAATTAGCACGTCCGGATTTGCGGCGTTTGTATGAGACGGGATGGAAGATGCCGGAACGCTTTGTGGTAAAGGCACGGGATGGTGTAACCGATTTATACGGTGTCATGTGGAAACCTTATGATTTTGATTCGACAAAGCACTACCCGATAATTTCGTATGTATATCCCGGTCCGCAGACGGAGGCGATGGTTTTGGATTTCAGTGTTTCGGGTGTTTATAATGCGGCTTTGGCTCAGGTCGGCTTTATCGTTGTGAATTTCGGGCATCGGGGAGGAAGTCCGCAGCGGGATAAATGGTATCATACCTATGGGTACGATAATTTACGGGATTATGCACTGGCTGACGATAAGTATGGTATAGAGCAATTGGCAGATCGTTTCCCGTTTATCGATATCACAAAGGTCGGTATTTTCGGACATTCCGGCGGAGGCTTTATGTCGACGGCTGCTTTGTGTACTTATCCTGATTTTTATACGGCGGCAGTATCGTCTGCGGGGAATCATGATAATAATATCTATAATAAATGGTGGGGAGAGACACATCACGGAGTGAAAGAGGAGAAAAAGACAATAAAAGATACGGTAAACGGAGACCGGGAGGAGATTAGCTTTAAAACGAAAGTGCCGACAAATCAGGAATTGGCACGTAATTTTAAAGGCTATTTGTTGTTGGTGACAGGAGACATTGATAATAATGTACATCCGGGAAATACGCTCCGGATGGCCGATGCATTGATAAAAGCAGGGAAGAATTTCGATATAGCAGTGTTACCGGGACAGCGGCATGGATTTAGAGGTGTGCAACGGGATTTTTATGTTCGTAAGATGTGGTTCCATTTTGCGAAATACCTCTTGGGGGATAGTCGTGCTGATCTTTATTATCAGATTGACGGCTTTGAGCGGAGAAATTAA
- a CDS encoding DNA alkylation repair protein: MKQKQTKSSRQFMEYSVLSPDTEPRFKEIQKRIRRLQNRGNIESLEHLGINTENQIGASFLSLKTLAACYQPDENLAILLWNTCKREEQIVACLLLPKKINKEKITQLIQSCYNTELAEYFGSLYLCHQENLKEIASEWSDSNIPFQQIAALTACARHLILYKSAPVISADFLKLLSHKDYTDKYVKLVASRYS, from the coding sequence GTGAAACAAAAACAAACAAAATCATCCAGGCAATTCATGGAATACAGTGTACTATCACCGGATACAGAGCCCCGGTTTAAAGAAATCCAAAAACGCATCAGGCGTTTGCAAAACAGAGGGAATATCGAAAGTTTGGAACACTTGGGGATAAATACCGAAAACCAGATCGGAGCCAGCTTCTTATCTTTGAAGACCTTAGCTGCCTGTTATCAACCCGATGAAAACCTGGCAATCCTTCTTTGGAATACCTGTAAAAGAGAAGAGCAAATCGTCGCCTGCCTCCTACTTCCTAAAAAAATAAATAAAGAAAAAATTACACAATTAATTCAAAGTTGCTACAATACAGAACTCGCTGAATATTTCGGTTCCCTGTATCTTTGTCATCAGGAAAATTTAAAAGAAATAGCATCGGAATGGAGTGATTCGAACATCCCTTTCCAACAAATTGCAGCTTTGACTGCCTGTGCCCGCCATCTGATCTTATACAAATCAGCCCCTGTAATTTCGGCTGATTTTCTCAAATTACTGTCTCACAAAGACTATACGGACAAATA